Part of the Mycolicibacterium mageritense genome is shown below.
TCGGGGTGGCATCTGTGGTGTCGACCGAGGGCGCCCTGCCCGAGTTCCAGCCGCCCGGGGAATCACCGATCGATGTGGACGACGTCGACGGGCTGGCCCGCGCGTTCGATGCCCTGGCCGATCCGGACCGGGCCGCCGCCCGAGGCTCGGCCGCGCAAGAGCATTACCGGAGAACGTATTCCGCGTCGGTGTCGGCTCAGGCGCTACTCGGCGTGCTCAGCCGGGCCGCCGTGCGGCAAGGCTGAGCCACAACTGCGCGAGTTCCGCGCGCCAGCCCGCGATGCCGAATATCTGTGCGCGCTCGCGGGCTGCCGCACCGAGCCTGCGCCGTAGCTCGTCATCTTCGGTGAGGCGCCGCAGCGCGGACGCGAGGTCAGCGGGCTGGCCCGGTGGGACCAGAAGCCCCTCGACGCCGTCGGTGACCGCGTCGGGAATGCCACCCACCGGTGTGGTCAGCGGCACCACGCCGTGGGCCATCGCCTCGAGGATGGCCATCGGCAGGCCTTCCTCATAGCTCGGCAGGACGAAAATATCGGCACGGCCCAGGAGTTCGTCCCGCGTGACCGGGTCGATCCAGCCGACCACGTCGATCACGTCGCCCAGGTCGTTGGCGGCGACCTTCGCCCGCACCTTCTCGACTTCACCGTCACCGGCCAGGATCAGGCGCAACCGGGTACGTATATCGCTGGGTAACAACGTGATCGCCTCGATCAGGTCGTAAGTGCCTTTGCGTTCCCCCAAACGTCCCAGCGACAACACGGTCAGATGCTGCGGCGCAGCCGCCCGCGGGGGTGTCGCGGCCGGGATGACCACCGGGTTGTACAAAACCTGCACCTTGTCGTGCGGCAGGACCAGGCTGCGGCGGTACTCCCCGGCAAGTTGCGCACCGAGAACGAGCCACTGGTCGGCATGCAATGCGGCGCGGGCCAATCGACGGACCGCAGGTGGTAACCGGTCGAACCAGCCGGAGAAGTTGAAACTGTGCCCGTGCACGACCGCAGGTACGCCGCGGAGCCGGGCCGCCAGCAGCGGCACCGACTTGCGTACCACGCTGCCGCCGTGGGCCAGGTGCACGTGGACGACGTCGGCGCGACCGGACAGGATCAGGGCCGCGGACACGACCATGCCGCGCACGCCGGTCCACTGGCGGGCCGCGGCGCCTGCGTCGACGTACGTTGAGACCGACGAGATGGCGAACCGCGGATCGGGGTCGTCGACCAGCAGACGGATCACCGATGCCATGCCGCCCCGACTGTCCGGCCCTGCCGGGGCAGGACCGATGGTGAGCACGCGGATCGGTTTACTCGACGTCACGGTGCGATTATGGCAAAGAACTTGGCTCAGCTACCTGTCTGGCTGATCGATGTGAGCGAATCGACCCGGTTTTTTGTATGGATTGTGTGCTGAAAACGAAGGTTACCGTGATTCCTGTCACACATATGGATTCAAGTACTGCAACTGACTGCTTGATGATGCAAACTTAGCCGGTCTTTAACTGAACATTATGAGGAGTCGGCGTGAGCATGAGGCTCAGTGATTCGATCACCACCCTCACGGCAAATAATCAACCGTGTGAGGTGGACGGTCGGGCGCTGCTTGCGCCGGCCCCGGGCCGGCGGGTCAACGCGCTGCGGGCATGGCAACGTGGTTATGCGCGCTGGCTGGTGTGTTCGGACACGGTGGTCGCGGTTGCGGTCGTCTTGCTCGCGCAGGGTTTGCGGTTCGGGTCGGTGACCGGTGAGAGCCTGGCCCTCTACTCCAACGTCGACTACGCATTCGTTTCCGCGGCCGTGCTCGCGGGCTGGCTCGCGGCGTTGGCCGTGCAGCACAGCCGCGCACCGCAGGTGCTGGGGCACGGCCTCGAGGAGTACCGGCGGGTGTGGACCGCGACGCTCGCGGTATTCGCGATCGTGGCGTTGGTCTCCTCGGTCTTCCGGCTTGAGATCGCCCGGGGTTACCTGGCGCTCGCGTTGCCCCTCGGACTGGTGGCCTTG
Proteins encoded:
- a CDS encoding glycosyltransferase, translated to MTSSKPIRVLTIGPAPAGPDSRGGMASVIRLLVDDPDPRFAISSVSTYVDAGAAARQWTGVRGMVVSAALILSGRADVVHVHLAHGGSVVRKSVPLLAARLRGVPAVVHGHSFNFSGWFDRLPPAVRRLARAALHADQWLVLGAQLAGEYRRSLVLPHDKVQVLYNPVVIPAATPPRAAAPQHLTVLSLGRLGERKGTYDLIEAITLLPSDIRTRLRLILAGDGEVEKVRAKVAANDLGDVIDVVGWIDPVTRDELLGRADIFVLPSYEEGLPMAILEAMAHGVVPLTTPVGGIPDAVTDGVEGLLVPPGQPADLASALRRLTEDDELRRRLGAAARERAQIFGIAGWRAELAQLWLSLAARRPG